The genomic interval CGACATCGATCCCGGCATCCGACGCACTGGCGTTTCATCACCCGAAGCCGCGGTCGCACTGGCGCAGGCGATCGCCGCCGCGTCATCACTCCGCTTCGCCGGCGTCCAGTATTATTGCGGCGCGCAGCAGCACATCGAGAAATACGAAGAGCGCCGCGCCGCCATCGTGGACCTCACCACCTACCTCACATCGGTCATCGATCAGCTCAACGCTGCCGACCTCGCGCCCAAGATCATCTCGGGCGGCGGCACGGGCACGCACCGCATCGATGCCAGCCTCGGCGTCTTCACCGAACTCCAAGTCGGATCCTATGTTTTCATGGATCGCCAATACGGCGATTGCGATCTGGGCGGCGAGGCGGCGCAACCGTTCGAACGCGCGCTCTTCGTCGATGCGCACGTCATCAGCGCCAATTCGCAAGGCATGGCCACGATCGACGCCGGCTTCAAAGCGCTCTCGACCGACGGCGGCTCGCCCAACGTCATCTCCGGCGCCCCGGAGAATGCGATGTTTGTGTTCATGGGCGACGAACACGGCGCGCTCATCGCCATGGATCACGCCTTCAAGATCGGGGACGCCGTCTCGCTCTCGCCGCCGCACTGCGATCCGACTGTAAACCTCTATGACGCGTACCACATTGTGCGTGAGGGCACGTTGATCGACATCTGGCCCGTCACGGCTCGCGGCCGCTCGCGCTAGGTTCTGCGGAAATAGCGCCCAGATATGCGTCGGCGGCGCATCATCCGCGAGACGCGGGCGCAAGATCGCATTAGATCAGAACCAGTCCGGTTTGGAGTTGGGAATGACGCAGGGCCACGTAAAAGCAGAGCAGGCGACGCCCGGCGAAGCGTACGAGACTGACGTCATCATCGTCGGCGCCGGCCCCGTCGGCCTGTTCGCTGTGTTCGAACTGGGCCTGCTCGACTTGAAGTGCCACGTCGTTGACGTGCTCGATCGTCCGGGCGGCCAGTGCGCCGAGCTCTATCCCGAAAAGCCGATCTACGACATTCCTGGCCTTCCTATCGTCAGCGGACAGGAACTCACCGACCGGCTCATGCAGCAGATCGCGCCGTTCCACGCGACATTTCATTTACAGCAAATGGCGGAGTCTCTCGAACGTCTGCCCGACGGCAAGTTCAAACTCCGCACCGAGCTCGGCACGACGATCACTGCGCCCGTGCTCGCGATCGCCGCGGGCGGGGGCTCATTCGTGCCGCGCAAGCCGAAGATCGAAGGCATCGAGCCGTTCGAAGGCAAGACCATCCACTACTCCGTCCGCCAAATGGAGCGTTTCCGCGACAAGGACATCGTCATCGCCGGCGGCGGCGATAGCGCACTCGACTGGGTGCTGAACCTGCAGCCGATCGCTAGGAGCACCACGCTGATCCACCGCCGCGATGATTTCCGCGCCGCGCCGCACTCCGTTGCCAAGATGCGCGCGCTGGTAGCGGAGAAGAAAGTGCGCCTCGAAATCGCTGATCTCAAATCCGTCGTCGGCGCCGATGGGCAGCTCACCTCGGTCGGCTGCGTCACCAAGGAAAAAGGCGCCTACGAAATCCCGTGCAGCGAGCTACTCGCGTTCTACGGTCTCACCATGAAGCTCGGCCCGATCGCGAATTTCGGCCTGAACCTCAACGAGAACCTCATCCCGGTCGATACCGAGAAATTCGAAACCAACGAACCTGGTATCTTCGCTATCGGCGACATCAACACCTATCCTGGCAAGCTAAAGCTCATCCTCTGCGGCTTCCACGAAGGTGCGCTGATGGCGCAAGCGGCGTTCCGCATCTGCCGGCCCGGCGAGCGCTTGGTGTTTCTCTACACGACCTCATCCACCGACCTACAGAAGAAGCTCGGCGTCGCCTGACGAACGCCCCCGACGCTGATCGCAAGGCGCTTCCATCGCCGCGACGCCTGTATAAGCTGCCGGCGAATCTTGGGGACGCATTGATGAACCTACGTCACGCCTTCGCGGCGGCCATGCTCGCGCTCAGCGCCTGCGCCACCGGCGACAACGCCAGCGCGCCGGAACCAACGCAAGCCTTCGCGGGCGCGCCGAACTCACCCGAAGCCTTGATGCAACACATCCGTGTCCTCTCATCCGATGAATTCGAAGGCCGCGCACCCGGCACCAACGGCGAGCGTCTCACGCTGGAATACATCGAACGCATGTTCGCCGGCGCGGGCTTGCAGCCTGGCGTCACGCTGCCCGACGGCACGCGCTCCTGGCGCCAGGAAACGCCG from Terricaulis silvestris carries:
- a CDS encoding DSD1 family PLP-dependent enzyme; its protein translation is MTDFDLHRPLIGQQGSRAALNTPALVIDRDALDRNIAAMAAFAKQNGLALRPHAKTHKSIDIARLQMAAGALGVCCAKLGEAEALAGQGINAMLITSPVVTPQAIARLVALHERIGDLMVVADNPANVAALATATKDASRPLPILVDIDPGIRRTGVSSPEAAVALAQAIAAASSLRFAGVQYYCGAQQHIEKYEERRAAIVDLTTYLTSVIDQLNAADLAPKIISGGGTGTHRIDASLGVFTELQVGSYVFMDRQYGDCDLGGEAAQPFERALFVDAHVISANSQGMATIDAGFKALSTDGGSPNVISGAPENAMFVFMGDEHGALIAMDHAFKIGDAVSLSPPHCDPTVNLYDAYHIVREGTLIDIWPVTARGRSR
- a CDS encoding NAD(P)/FAD-dependent oxidoreductase, whose amino-acid sequence is MTQGHVKAEQATPGEAYETDVIIVGAGPVGLFAVFELGLLDLKCHVVDVLDRPGGQCAELYPEKPIYDIPGLPIVSGQELTDRLMQQIAPFHATFHLQQMAESLERLPDGKFKLRTELGTTITAPVLAIAAGGGSFVPRKPKIEGIEPFEGKTIHYSVRQMERFRDKDIVIAGGGDSALDWVLNLQPIARSTTLIHRRDDFRAAPHSVAKMRALVAEKKVRLEIADLKSVVGADGQLTSVGCVTKEKGAYEIPCSELLAFYGLTMKLGPIANFGLNLNENLIPVDTEKFETNEPGIFAIGDINTYPGKLKLILCGFHEGALMAQAAFRICRPGERLVFLYTTSSTDLQKKLGVA